GTTTATCCTCGGCCCTCTCAGCGTGGCCGTGGTGCTGCGCACCATCGAAGCGTTCAAGGTCTTCGACATCATCTACGTCATGACGCGCGGCGGCCCGGCAGACGCGACCAAGACGGCCTCGTTCTCGGTTTATCAGGAGGCTTTCACCTACCTGCAAGCGGGCAGCGGCGCGGCCTACGCCAACGTGATGGTTCTGATCAGCGCCCTGCTGATCGCCGGTTACCTGCTATTGATGAAGCGCCAGAGGGCCGCTTGAAACGCACGCCCCTCCAGAGCGGGCTGCTTTACCTGGGCGTCTTCGTGTTCGCCGCCAGCGTCTTGCTGCCGGTGGCCTGGATGCTGATCAGCAGCGTGATGCCCGCCAGCGAACTGACCGTCAAACCGCTGCGCTGGTGGCCCCAGCACGCCGACTGGAGCCGCTACCGGCTGCTGCTGACCCTCGGCGAGAACACCCCCGGCCAAACGTTTCTTTATGCCCTGCGAAACAGCGCGGCGGTGGCCATGACAACCACCCTCTTGGCTTTGCTGGTGGGCATTCCGGCGGCCTACGCCCTCTCGCGGTTTCCACGCGGCAAGGACTGGATTTTGTCGAGTGTGGTGGCCACTTACATGCTGCCCCCGGTGGCCCTGCTCTTACCGCTCTACCAGATGCTGGCGCGGCTGGGGCTGCTCAACACCGTCTGGGGGCTGATTCTGGTCTACTGCTGCATCATCATGCCGTTCGCCACCTGGCTGCTGAAGTCGAATTTCGACACGGTGCCCCCAGAGATCGAGGAGTCCGGCCTGGTCGATGGGCTGAGCCGCTTCGGGGTGATGACCCGCATCACCGTTCCACTGGCCCTGCCTGGCGTGGTGACCACCGCGATTTTCGCCATCCTGCTGGCCTGGGACGAATTTTTCTTTGCCCTGCTCTTTACCAACGGTCTGGCAGCCAAGACCTTACCGGTCGCCATCTCGGACTTCACGGCGGGGCGGGCTACCGATTACGGCCTGATCATGACGGCTGGGGTGCTGGCCGCCCTGCCGCCGGTGCTGATTGCCGTAGCGCTGCAACGTGGCCTGCTGGCTGGCCTGACGTCGGGAGGCGTCAAAGGATGACTGTTATGCACACCCCAACGTCCACTGATGCACCAAGCGGTCTCGACCTGATCCGCTGGGAACAATCACGTCAAGTCGCCGACGCCCACGCCACCTGGAACGACCCGGCGCAGCAGCACCAGGCGCAGCAGATCGCCGAGGCGCTGCGTCAGCCTGGGGCGTCTCTGCTCCTGCTGGGAATGGGGGCCAGCCACCACGCCAATTCGGCGGCGTTGGCCGCTTACCGTAGCGTGGGCATCACCGCGCTGGCCCTATCGCTCGACGAAGCCCTAAGCATGCCCCTGCCGCCCAGCGCAGCGCAGGTCACCTTACTGGTCAGCCAGTCCGGCGAGTCCGGCGAACTCCGCACGTTTCTAGAAGCGGCCAGCACTGATCGCGGGCCGACCTTTGGGCTAAGTCTGAGTCCTGACAGCTACCTAGTCCGCCAGCTGCCCAGCCTCGTTGCTGCCGGTGGACCGGAAGTGGGTTTTGCGGCCACCCGGTCTTACCTGCTGACTCTGGTGCTTCACAGGCTGATCTTGCGGGCCTACTCGCCAGAGGCGGCACATACCGACCTGCCAGCACTGGACGGCGAGGCCCTGGACTTCAGCCGCTTTGGGCAGGTGCGGTCGATGGTGTTTGCTGGTTCAGGGGCTCTGGCGGGTCTGGCGGCTATGGCGGCCCTCGGCACCATCGAACTCGGGCGCTTTCCAGCGCTGCACTACGACCTGGGACAGCTGCGGCATGGGCCGCTGGAACTGCTGACGCCCGAGACGGGCATCGTCCTGCTGCGCCGCTCAGACGAAACCGATTACGAGCGCCAGACAGCCGAATCCATTTTGAAGGCCGCTCAGGCCGCTGGCTGTCTGTCACTGTCCCTGGTGGCCGAGGTCTCAGCGCTGCCCCTGGGCCTCCTCACGGCTCCACTCAAGCTGTGTCTGCCGGTGCAGCAACTGGTGATTGATCTTGCCCTTCAGCGCGTTGAGCGGGTTGGTGAGCCGGTGCGAAGTTCGAAGGTGACCCGGTAATGTCCGGCGTGGAAACCGTAGCCGTCGCCGCCGACCTTCACAATGTAGCCACCATTGGCCTTGACCTGGGCGGAACCAAACTCGCGGCCGGGCTGGTCAGGAACGGCAAGGTGCTTCGGCGACTCGAAACGCCGACGCCCCTGCACCTCGGCCCTTTACTCGATACCATCGAAAGCATGGTCAGCGACCTACAGGGCAGCGAGCAGCTGGCCATCGGTCTGGGTGTACCGGGTCCAGTGGTCAACGGTGAAACGACGTTCTTCTCGAATCTTCAAGGCCTGAACGACTCCAAGATCGAACAGGTGCTCGCTCAGCGTCTGGGGAGGCCAGTGGCTTTCGAAAACGACGCTAATCTCGCGGCGCTGGCCGAATCACGCTACGGCAGTGCACGCGGAACCCAGCACAGCGTCTACCTCACCTGGTCAACAGGGATAGGCTGCGGACTGATCCTGAATGGTGAGATTTTTTCCGGACGCACCGGTATGGCCGGTGAAGTCGGTCACACCCGAATGGGCTTCTCCGGCACCATGGACGGCAGCGGCACGCTCGGCACCCTTGAAGCTCAGGCCTGCGGCGCGGCACTGGCCCGGGACGCCAGCTTTGTGTACGGTCAGCCGACAAGTGTTCCGGCGATCTTTGAGAAGATGGCGGGCGGCGACGAGCGGGCAACGGACCTGATCAGAAACGCGGCGGCGTACCTGGGCCGCTTTCTCCATAACCTGCAATTGTTGCTCGATCCGGAAGTGGTGGTGCTCGGCGGAGGATTGATGACGCAGGCCAGTCTGCTGCTGCCAATGATCGAGACCGAACGCCGCAGAACTCGGGCGCTGCACGATTTCACGCCCTTGCGACTTTCGCATTTAGGTCCAGATGCTGGAATCGTGGGCGCCGCTGAATTCGCGTGTCAGGGCGACCACCAAGTCAGGGGGCGCTAAAGGGATTGCGTTCCCTTGTTGATATGAGCCTCTTGCCCTCAGCAAAGGAAGCAGGCGAGTTGCGGGCAAACAGATCTGCTTGGTGATGGAAGGAACAAAGACAAGAGCAAACGGGAAAAGACCCCATAAACGACCGCCAAAGCGGGTGCAAGGGCCTTTGAATTGGGCAAGCGCAGGCGTTAGCAGCAGCCACCCACTTCCCACAGACACTTGCCTGAGAAGTCGGCAGACACATCCATTGGAAGGTCATTCAGCAGCGTCGTCCAGTCGAACGGCTTCACCAGACGCATTGGAAGCGTAAGCGGCCTGAACCACCCTCAGGGCAGCGTAGCCGTCTTGCCAGGTCGCCCGGCCCGCGCCGCTTCCAGCGCAGACCTGAATAAAGTCGTCCAGCATCTTGGCGTTCAGGTCTTCGCCGTAGCCTGCCCACTGGTACGTGCCCTGCGTGACATTGAGGTGATCGGCGAACACATCGAGGCTGAGCATTCCCCGACTGGCCGTGACGTCCAGGCGCAGCTGTCCCCAGCGGGGATAACCTTGGGGGCGGCTCCAAGAGCAGTCGATAGTGGCGCTGGCCCCTGAAGCCAGGCGCAGGGTAATCAGCCCTGCAGCGTCAATGTCGGCGTGCTCCGGCAACACCCACTGCGGCACCGGGCGCAGCTGAGCGTAGACCTCAGTAGGGCGCTCCCCGACAAAACGCAGCAGATCAGCCAGATGCACGATGTGATCCATACCTGCTCCGCCGCCCGCTTGGGACGGGTCGCCGAACCACGGCTGCTCGTGATCGGGCGCGACGCTGTGATTGACGCCGCTGTAGGCCAAAACCTTACCGAGCTGACCCGCCCGCAGTTGCTCGGCGAGCGAGAGCGCCGCAGACGAAAACCGCGCCGGAAAGGCCGTGACAAACTGAACGCCCGCCGCTTCACAGGCCCGCCTCATGGCCTGAGCGTCGGCTTCGTTGGTGGCAATCGGCTTTTCGCAAAGCACGTGTGCGCCGCTGGCCGCCGCCAACTGCACCGGCCCTAGGCGCTTGGTGTTCACGGTGCAGACGATGACCCCGTGCGGACTGAGGGCCATGATTTCAGCGGCAGTCCTCTGCATTAAGCCGGTGCGCTGGGCAAACTCCTGAGCAACGTTTGGGTCATCCTCGGTGAATCCCAGTACCTCGGTGTCCTCCCGCTGTGAGAGCAGCGCGGCGTAGTGCTGGGCATGGACATGGGCGGCTCCCAGAAAGGCGATTCGGATCTTCATTTCCACCTCTGCGGCTTAACCGCTTTGCCGCTGTCCACCGACTGCTGAACAGCCTGACCCAGCGCCACGGCGGCCACCGCGTCGTCTGCACTGACCAAGAACGGCGTGCCGCCGCGCAGCGCCGCGTAGGCGTGACTGAGTTGATCACCGTAAGGATCGCCGTCCAAGGCAGGCAGCGTAGCGCCGAGTTGTCCCAGCAAAAGCGCTGGGCCATGCCGCCGCAGGGGAGCGGGGGCGTCAGAATTCCACTCTGCGGTTCCCAGCGTGCCCGCCACGTCCAGAGCTGTTCGGAAAACCCCTTCCGGCGCGGCCCAGCCTGCTTCGACGAGGCTGATGGCTCCCCCACTGTGGCTCAGCGTGGCCTGAACCATGACTTTGCCCGCCTGCCGGGTTTGGACGGCGTAGACCCGCTCCACATCGCCGGCGATCCAGCGGGCGTAATCCAGATCATGCACCATCAAGTCCATCGGCACGCCGCCGCTTTTTTCTTCATGCAGCAGCCAACTGCCCACCGTGGGCGGCGTGCTGACCCGGCTGAGGCGCAGCACGCGGGGTGCGCCGAAATCACCGCGCTCAAACCGCGCCTTGACCGCTCTGTACTGCGGGAAAAACCTCAGCACGTGCGCGACGAACAGCCGGACGCCGTTGGCCTCGCAGGCCCGCTGCATCTCCAGAGCGTCGGCAACACTCAGGGCCGCCGGCTTCTCGCAGATCACGTGGCACTCGGCCTCGGCGGCGGCCAGCGTCAATTCCCGGTGGGTGGGCGTCGGCGTACACACATCGACGACGTCCACCGCTGCCAGAAGGTCTTGAAGAGTGTCGTAGCCTTTCAGCCCGTGACGCTCACCCAAGGCCTTAGCGTGGCCGTCCAGCGCGAGGTTGGCCACGAGTGCGCCGGGGACGCGTTTCCAGGCCTCGGCGTGGGTCTGTCCCATCAGGCCAGCGCCGATCAGCCCGACCCTAAGGGTGCGCGGAGGGCGCGGCGCTTGCCCGGTCATTTCAGCGCCCCGCTGGTGATGCCGCTGACCAGTTGACGCGAGAAGACGGCGTAGAGCAACACCACCGGCACAATGGCCAGGGTGAGCGCGGCCAGTACCGCGTTGTAATCGTTGACGAACTGTCCCAAAAAGGCGCTGGCCCCCAGCACGATGGTTTTGGTCTGCTCACCGGGAGCCAGAATCAGGGGAAACCATAAGTCGTTCCAGATCGGCACCATGCTGATGGCCGTGACTGCGCCGAGCGCCGGACGGATCAGCGGCAAGATCAAGCTGTAAATGCGGTATTCGCTGGCCCCGTCGATCCGGGCCGCTTCCTTGAGGTCTCTGGGAACGCCGCGCATAAAGGAGCTGAGGATAAACACCGCCAGGGGAATGCCCTGCGCCGTGTAGACCAAGATCAGGGCCCAGAGTGTGTTGACCAGGTGGAACTTGACCATCAAGTCGAGGATGCCCACCGTGCCCAGCCGGATCGGAACCATGATGCCGATCGAGAGGTACAGCGCCAGCACAGTATTGAGCCGGAACGTGTACTCACTGAGGGCAAAGGCCGCCATGCTGCTCACCAACAAAATCAGGGCCAGCGAGCCGAGTGTCACGGTGAGACTGTTCAGAAAGTAAAGCGGGAAGTTGGCCGACTCGGTCAGTGTTTTGTAGCCGTCCAAGGTAAACGTCTCGGAGGTGGGCAGCGCGAACGGGTGCGCGAAAATCGTGGAGCGGTTCTTGAATGAATTCATGATGATCAGCACCGTGGGAAACACGGCAATCAAGCTGTAGATCATCAGGCCGAGGTGGGCAAACACCTGTGGTGGCCGCTTTTTCTGGGTCTGGATCACAGCGTCACCTCGGTCATGCGCCGCTGCCAGCCGAGCAGGTAAATCAGCAGCCCCACCAAGATCACGGCGAGCATCACGCCGGCCACCGCAGCGCCCATGTACGGATCGCCGGCCTGCAACTGATAGCCGAAAAAGGTTCGGTAAAACAATGTTCCCAAAATGTCCGAGGCGAAGTTCGGCCCGGCGAGTGCGCCCTGGACGGCGTAGATCAGATCGAAGGCGTTGAAGTTGCCGACAAAGGTCAGCACGCTGACGATCCCCACTGTGGGCAAAATCAGCGGCAACTGAATGCGGCGAAACACCGTCCATGTTCCGGCTCCGTCAAGCCGGGCGGCTTCGTAAAGCTCTTCGGGAATGCGGACAAGCGCGGCCAGAAAGAGCAGCATGGGAATGCCGATGTTTTGCCAGACGCTGATCAGGGAGAGCGTCCCCAGCGCCGTGGAGGCCAGGCCCAGCCAGGGCAGGTCTAAAGCCTCCAAGTGAAGCGGCTCAAGCAAACTGCGCTGCACGCCCCAGACGGGATTGAGGATCAGTTTCCAGGCAAAACCCACGATCACCACCGAAAGAACCGTGGGCGTGAAGATCAGCGTCCGGTAAAGGGGCGTGCCGCGCAGCTTCAAGCTGAGCAAAACGGCCAACAGCAGCCCGACTGGATTTTGCACCAGCATGTGGACGACGAAGAAGATGAAGTTATTTTTGAGGGCATTGAACAGCGGCTGGGCGTACAGCTCACTGCCCAGCAGCTTCTGGTAATTGGCCACGCCGACGAATGTCTGCACGCCGTCCACGCTGCTGTTCAAGGAAAGCCACAGCGAGGCCAGAATCGGGTAAATCATGATGACGCTGTAAATCAAGACGGCGGGCGCGAGGAACACCACCAGATGCAGTGGGAATGTTCGGCGGCGCGGGCGCGGGGCGCGGGACGGCTTGAGATCGGAAGTGAGCATTCGCCTCCTTGAGACTTGGAGAAGTGATCTGGCGGCGCAGGTTGAGCGGGCGGCACTGAACCGGGCCGTTCAAGACAACAAGCTGAAACACCAGGGCTTCCGAGTGTTCCAGCTTGAATCGGTGGGGAGCGCAAGTCAGGTCAAGGCCTGCGCAAAGACGCTGAGATCACTTGCCTTTCTGGGGGCCGTACCAAGACGCGAGGTTCTTTTGCACCATGTCGGCAGCGGCCTGGGCGCTCAGGCTGCCGTTCAGGAGCTGAGAGCTGGCGTTCCAGAGATCATTTTCGTTGTTGGGATTGGCGTTGCGCGAGAGAATCTGGTACGAGGAGCGGAAGCTCTTGCCGCACTGGTTGCGCCAGTTCAAGAACTCCTGAGCCACCGGATCTTTCAGGGTGTATTTGACGTTGGCCAGTGGGAAAAATCCTGGCAGGGCGTTGGCGTACAAGCTGGCGAACACGTCAGAGGCCACCCAATTGAGAAACGTCTTGGCGGACTCCTGATTTTTGCTGGCCGCGTTGATACCCATCGCGATGTCGGGCTGGTCGCTGATGACGCACTTCTGGCCGTTGATGCTGTACGGCGCAAAAGCCCCCAGCTCCATGTCGGGATTCATCTGGCGGAAGGTGCCGATATCCCAGCTGCCTGACGGATAGACCGCGCCGCGCCCCTGCGAAAAGAGGTTTTGCGCGTCTGGATAAGCCAGGGCCTGATAGCCGGGAGCCAGGTAAGGCTTCCATTTGGCCAGCGAAGTGAAAGCCGTCAAAAAGCCGCCTTTGTTGTACTGCGCTTTGCCGGAAATCAGTCCCTTGCGCCCCGTTTCGCCGCTCCAAGCGGTCGGCCCGATGTTCTGGTAGCCCATGGTCGCCGATTCCCACTGATCCTTGGTGCCCATCACCAGCGGCACGTACTTGCCATTTTGCTTGATTTTGTCCAGAGCCGCCAGGAACGCCGCTTCGGTCTTCGGAACACTCAGGCCGAGGTCACTGAACGCTTTTTTGTTGTACAGAAAGCCGTGAATCACCGACGCCATCGGCACGCAGAAGGTGGTCTTCCCATCGTCAGTCGACCAAGCCGCTTTGGAGACCGTATCGAAGTTCTTGATGCCCGGCAGGCTGTTGAGGTTGGTGAGCTGCTTGGCTTTGTAGAGTTCGAGACTCTGATCAAATGGGCGGCAGGTGATTAGGTCGCCCGCCGTGCCAGCCTTGATTTTGGCGGCCAGCACGGCGTTGTACTCGGTCGGAGCGCTGGGCGCAAACACCACATGAATGTCCGGATGCTGCTTTTCGAAGGCCGGAATAATGACGTCCCGCCAAATCTTGATGTCATCATTTCGCCAACTTTCGATGGTCAGGGTGGTTTTTTGAGCTTGGGCCAACCCAGCGCCTAGGGCAAGCAGAGAAGCAGTCAATAAAATCCCTTTCATAGCGACCTCCTAGAAAACAGCACCCATGGATTTTTGGTCAAATCCTACGGCAATGCAGCGCCATTCGTTTTGATGAGTCTGTGCTCTTAGATATACCGGTAGACGCCACCATTGTCAATTCGCGCTGTGCCAAGAACTTCAGGCATGCAAAGTCATTTCACC
The DNA window shown above is from Deinococcus detaillensis and carries:
- a CDS encoding Gfo/Idh/MocA family protein, which gives rise to MTGQAPRPPRTLRVGLIGAGLMGQTHAEAWKRVPGALVANLALDGHAKALGERHGLKGYDTLQDLLAAVDVVDVCTPTPTHRELTLAAAEAECHVICEKPAALSVADALEMQRACEANGVRLFVAHVLRFFPQYRAVKARFERGDFGAPRVLRLSRVSTPPTVGSWLLHEEKSGGVPMDLMVHDLDYARWIAGDVERVYAVQTRQAGKVMVQATLSHSGGAISLVEAGWAAPEGVFRTALDVAGTLGTAEWNSDAPAPLRRHGPALLLGQLGATLPALDGDPYGDQLSHAYAALRGGTPFLVSADDAVAAVALGQAVQQSVDSGKAVKPQRWK
- a CDS encoding ROK family protein, with protein sequence METVAVAADLHNVATIGLDLGGTKLAAGLVRNGKVLRRLETPTPLHLGPLLDTIESMVSDLQGSEQLAIGLGVPGPVVNGETTFFSNLQGLNDSKIEQVLAQRLGRPVAFENDANLAALAESRYGSARGTQHSVYLTWSTGIGCGLILNGEIFSGRTGMAGEVGHTRMGFSGTMDGSGTLGTLEAQACGAALARDASFVYGQPTSVPAIFEKMAGGDERATDLIRNAAAYLGRFLHNLQLLLDPEVVVLGGGLMTQASLLLPMIETERRRTRALHDFTPLRLSHLGPDAGIVGAAEFACQGDHQVRGR
- a CDS encoding Gfo/Idh/MocA family protein, which encodes MKIRIAFLGAAHVHAQHYAALLSQREDTEVLGFTEDDPNVAQEFAQRTGLMQRTAAEIMALSPHGVIVCTVNTKRLGPVQLAAASGAHVLCEKPIATNEADAQAMRRACEAAGVQFVTAFPARFSSAALSLAEQLRAGQLGKVLAYSGVNHSVAPDHEQPWFGDPSQAGGGAGMDHIVHLADLLRFVGERPTEVYAQLRPVPQWVLPEHADIDAAGLITLRLASGASATIDCSWSRPQGYPRWGQLRLDVTASRGMLSLDVFADHLNVTQGTYQWAGYGEDLNAKMLDDFIQVCAGSGAGRATWQDGYAALRVVQAAYASNASGEAVRLDDAAE
- a CDS encoding carbohydrate ABC transporter permease, whose product is MIQTQKKRPPQVFAHLGLMIYSLIAVFPTVLIIMNSFKNRSTIFAHPFALPTSETFTLDGYKTLTESANFPLYFLNSLTVTLGSLALILLVSSMAAFALSEYTFRLNTVLALYLSIGIMVPIRLGTVGILDLMVKFHLVNTLWALILVYTAQGIPLAVFILSSFMRGVPRDLKEAARIDGASEYRIYSLILPLIRPALGAVTAISMVPIWNDLWFPLILAPGEQTKTIVLGASAFLGQFVNDYNAVLAALTLAIVPVVLLYAVFSRQLVSGITSGALK
- a CDS encoding carbohydrate ABC transporter permease; this encodes MLTSDLKPSRAPRPRRRTFPLHLVVFLAPAVLIYSVIMIYPILASLWLSLNSSVDGVQTFVGVANYQKLLGSELYAQPLFNALKNNFIFFVVHMLVQNPVGLLLAVLLSLKLRGTPLYRTLIFTPTVLSVVIVGFAWKLILNPVWGVQRSLLEPLHLEALDLPWLGLASTALGTLSLISVWQNIGIPMLLFLAALVRIPEELYEAARLDGAGTWTVFRRIQLPLILPTVGIVSVLTFVGNFNAFDLIYAVQGALAGPNFASDILGTLFYRTFFGYQLQAGDPYMGAAVAGVMLAVILVGLLIYLLGWQRRMTEVTL
- a CDS encoding SIS domain-containing protein, which translates into the protein MTVMHTPTSTDAPSGLDLIRWEQSRQVADAHATWNDPAQQHQAQQIAEALRQPGASLLLLGMGASHHANSAALAAYRSVGITALALSLDEALSMPLPPSAAQVTLLVSQSGESGELRTFLEAASTDRGPTFGLSLSPDSYLVRQLPSLVAAGGPEVGFAATRSYLLTLVLHRLILRAYSPEAAHTDLPALDGEALDFSRFGQVRSMVFAGSGALAGLAAMAALGTIELGRFPALHYDLGQLRHGPLELLTPETGIVLLRRSDETDYERQTAESILKAAQAAGCLSLSLVAEVSALPLGLLTAPLKLCLPVQQLVIDLALQRVERVGEPVRSSKVTR
- a CDS encoding carbohydrate ABC transporter permease, which encodes MKRTPLQSGLLYLGVFVFAASVLLPVAWMLISSVMPASELTVKPLRWWPQHADWSRYRLLLTLGENTPGQTFLYALRNSAAVAMTTTLLALLVGIPAAYALSRFPRGKDWILSSVVATYMLPPVALLLPLYQMLARLGLLNTVWGLILVYCCIIMPFATWLLKSNFDTVPPEIEESGLVDGLSRFGVMTRITVPLALPGVVTTAIFAILLAWDEFFFALLFTNGLAAKTLPVAISDFTAGRATDYGLIMTAGVLAALPPVLIAVALQRGLLAGLTSGGVKG
- a CDS encoding ABC transporter substrate-binding protein; the protein is MKGILLTASLLALGAGLAQAQKTTLTIESWRNDDIKIWRDVIIPAFEKQHPDIHVVFAPSAPTEYNAVLAAKIKAGTAGDLITCRPFDQSLELYKAKQLTNLNSLPGIKNFDTVSKAAWSTDDGKTTFCVPMASVIHGFLYNKKAFSDLGLSVPKTEAAFLAALDKIKQNGKYVPLVMGTKDQWESATMGYQNIGPTAWSGETGRKGLISGKAQYNKGGFLTAFTSLAKWKPYLAPGYQALAYPDAQNLFSQGRGAVYPSGSWDIGTFRQMNPDMELGAFAPYSINGQKCVISDQPDIAMGINAASKNQESAKTFLNWVASDVFASLYANALPGFFPLANVKYTLKDPVAQEFLNWRNQCGKSFRSSYQILSRNANPNNENDLWNASSQLLNGSLSAQAAADMVQKNLASWYGPQKGK